A stretch of the Streptococcus suis genome encodes the following:
- a CDS encoding putative holin-like toxin — MVQTLLSFGGFTIALVGLCYKIFKDYKK, encoded by the coding sequence GTGGTACAAACGCTATTGAGTTTTGGTGGTTTCACCATCGCCTTAGTAGGTTTGTGCTATAAAATCTTCAAAGATTACAAAAAATAA
- a CDS encoding competence protein CoiA, which yields MLIALDEDGQVFNVLENPAPQGRYFCPGCGGLVRYKSGKVLRSHFAHVTLRDCHYFSENESTQHLSLKSCLYRWLVNAERVELEKCLQELGQIADLFVNDCLVMEVQCSSLPISRLQLRTQAYREAGYLVLWLLGKDLWLKERLTNLHKQFLSFSMNMGFHLWELDEEKKELRLRYLIHEDLRGKVHCLTKVFPFGEGNLLEILRQPFAKQILSSMTCPMDEDLPRYIAQQLYYKSPKWLALQAEAYGRGENLLTKTVFDWFPHIRLPRSAIGFAQIQVNLNSVYQDFDGYYARVKDKRNQVLYPPVIYLKK from the coding sequence ATGTTAATTGCACTTGATGAAGATGGGCAAGTTTTTAATGTCTTGGAAAATCCTGCGCCACAAGGTCGATATTTTTGTCCAGGTTGTGGAGGCCTAGTCCGGTACAAATCCGGAAAAGTTCTGCGTTCGCACTTTGCCCACGTCACCCTGCGGGACTGCCACTATTTTTCCGAGAATGAGTCCACCCAACATCTGTCCCTCAAGTCTTGTCTGTACAGGTGGTTAGTCAATGCCGAACGAGTTGAACTTGAAAAATGCCTGCAGGAGTTAGGTCAGATAGCGGACTTATTTGTCAATGATTGTTTAGTCATGGAAGTCCAATGTTCCAGTCTGCCGATTTCTCGTTTGCAGCTGAGGACGCAAGCCTATCGTGAGGCTGGTTATCTGGTTCTTTGGTTGCTTGGCAAGGATTTGTGGCTCAAGGAACGACTGACCAATTTGCACAAGCAATTTCTCTCTTTTAGTATGAATATGGGTTTTCACCTCTGGGAATTGGATGAGGAGAAAAAAGAATTGCGGCTCCGTTACCTTATTCATGAAGACTTACGAGGTAAGGTCCACTGTCTGACAAAGGTTTTTCCATTTGGCGAGGGAAATTTATTGGAAATCTTGCGTCAGCCCTTTGCAAAGCAAATCCTATCTAGCATGACTTGTCCTATGGATGAGGATTTGCCTCGCTACATTGCTCAACAGCTTTATTACAAATCCCCCAAATGGCTCGCTCTGCAAGCGGAAGCTTATGGACGTGGAGAAAATCTACTGACCAAGACAGTATTTGACTGGTTTCCCCACATCCGACTGCCCCGCTCTGCCATTGGCTTTGCCCAGATACAGGTAAATTTGAACTCGGTTTACCAGGACTTTGATGGCTATTATGCTAGGGTTAAAGACAAGAGAAATCAAGTCCTTTATCCACCGGTTATTTACCTTAAAAAATAA
- a CDS encoding O-methyltransferase — MVESYSKNANHNMRRPVIKEEIVDFMRTRQAQNTGFLKELEEFARQENIPIIPHETVAFFRILMQTLQPQEILEIGTAIGFSALLMAENSPNSHVTTIDRNEEMIGFAKENFAKYDQRQQIELLEGEAMDLLPTLPDDTYDFVFMDSAKSKYIVFLPEVLKKVKVGGLIVLDDIFQGGDIAKDIKEVRRGQRTIYRGLQRLFQATLNHQDLTASLVSMSDGLLMIRKNSANITLEIEEI; from the coding sequence ATGGTCGAATCATATAGTAAAAACGCAAATCACAATATGCGCCGTCCTGTCATTAAGGAAGAAATTGTGGACTTTATGCGAACACGTCAGGCGCAAAATACAGGGTTTTTGAAAGAACTGGAAGAGTTTGCTCGTCAAGAAAATATTCCAATTATTCCACATGAAACAGTTGCTTTCTTTCGGATTTTGATGCAAACCTTGCAGCCTCAAGAAATATTAGAAATTGGAACAGCTATTGGTTTTTCAGCGTTATTAATGGCTGAGAACAGTCCCAATTCACACGTTACAACAATCGATCGAAATGAAGAAATGATTGGTTTTGCTAAGGAAAACTTTGCCAAATATGATCAGCGCCAGCAGATTGAATTGCTGGAAGGGGAAGCAATGGATTTGTTACCAACTCTCCCTGATGATACCTATGACTTTGTCTTCATGGACTCTGCTAAGTCTAAATACATTGTCTTTTTACCGGAAGTATTAAAAAAGGTAAAAGTGGGTGGTTTGATTGTTCTTGATGATATTTTTCAGGGTGGTGATATCGCAAAGGACATTAAGGAAGTGCGTAGAGGACAACGAACCATCTACAGGGGTCTACAACGCTTGTTTCAGGCAACCTTAAATCATCAAGATTTGACTGCTAGTTTGGTTTCAATGAGCGATGGATTACTGATGATTCGTAAGAATAGTGCTAATATTACCCTTGAAATAGAAGAAATTTAA
- a CDS encoding CPBP family intramembrane metalloprotease, producing the protein MKTEFIKEKAKSAFNLNAFTSPLMGMILLIVGEMLGLIVYAPIIPFIPYDNSPFLSLSLDLFAFIFISLVVILWSRCVEKSPWLGLGFTKKGAGKDFLLGWGIGATMLTTCTLIMWGMGAIEFTSTQFSIKLLGEFFILILAWSIQGTTEEVLSRGWMFSSLSAKHTIPVGILISSLFFTFLHLGNHAISLIPLLDLTLFGVLTCLMMLKTGNIWTIGGLHAAWNCFQGNVFAFPVSGTQAGHAFIQVGITGPEWLSGGDFGVEGSVISLFVQSGMIAWLVYDLYYKHKRKSL; encoded by the coding sequence ATGAAAACAGAGTTTATCAAAGAAAAAGCTAAATCAGCGTTTAACCTTAATGCGTTTACTTCACCATTAATGGGGATGATTTTGTTGATTGTAGGGGAAATGCTTGGATTAATTGTGTATGCTCCGATCATTCCATTTATTCCGTATGATAACAGTCCATTTCTTTCGCTTAGCTTAGATTTATTTGCTTTTATATTTATTAGTTTGGTTGTGATTCTCTGGTCTCGCTGTGTTGAAAAAAGCCCGTGGTTAGGACTCGGGTTTACTAAAAAAGGTGCTGGAAAAGATTTTCTACTCGGTTGGGGAATCGGAGCTACAATGTTGACCACGTGTACACTCATCATGTGGGGAATGGGTGCGATTGAATTTACTAGCACCCAGTTCTCTATAAAATTACTCGGAGAATTCTTTATACTAATCCTAGCTTGGTCAATCCAAGGTACAACAGAAGAGGTATTATCAAGAGGATGGATGTTTTCATCACTTTCAGCCAAACACACTATTCCTGTTGGTATCCTCATTTCCTCGCTCTTTTTCACATTTCTTCATTTAGGAAACCATGCTATCTCACTCATACCGCTTTTGGATCTCACATTGTTTGGTGTTTTAACCTGTTTGATGATGCTCAAAACAGGTAATATTTGGACAATTGGTGGCTTGCATGCTGCCTGGAATTGTTTCCAAGGAAATGTCTTTGCATTCCCAGTTAGCGGTACACAAGCTGGACATGCCTTTATACAAGTTGGTATCACAGGACCTGAATGGCTATCTGGCGGTGATTTCGGGGTCGAAGGTTCTGTAATTAGCTTGTTTGTTCAAAGTGGAATGATAGCTTGGCTTGTCTATGACCTCTATTATAAACATAAAAGAAAATCCTTATAA
- a CDS encoding methionine--tRNA ligase, translated as MTKTPFYITTPIYYPSGKLHIGSAYTTIACDVLARYKRLMGHDVYYLTGLDEHGQKIEEKAKDAGLTPQAYVDGMAVGVKELWKLLDISYDKFIRTTDDYHEQVVADVFEKLLAQDDIYLGEYSGWYSVSDEEFFTESQLAEVFRDENGKVIGGIAPSGHEVAWVSEESYFLRLSKYQDKLVEFFNAHPDFIQPDGRMNEIMKNFIEPGLEDLAVSRTSFTWGVPVPSNPKHVVYVWIDALLNYATALGYGQEETANYDKFWNGTVYHMVGKDILRFHSIYWPIMLMMLDMKLPNRLVAHGWFVMKDGKMSKSKGNVVYPEMLVERYGLDPLRYYLMRSLPVGSDGTFTPEDYVGRINYELANDLGNLLNRTVAMINKYFGGQVPTFVADVTDFDADLAAVVADNLARYHKYMEAVDYPRALEAVWNIISRTNKYIDETAPWVLAKEEADRDKLAAVMAHLTAGLRVVAHLIQPFMMTTSNAIMEQLGLGSVFDLENLDFAGLPAGLTVVAKGTPIFPRLDMEEEIAYIQAQMGGSSAISQEEEKEWDPADVELKNKKAAIKFEDFDKVEIRVAEVKEVAKVEGSDKLLKFRLDAGDGQDRQILSGIAKYYPNEQELVGKKVQIVANLKPRKMMGLLSQGMILSAEHGDNLTLLTVNPSVPNGSQIG; from the coding sequence ATGACAAAAACACCGTTTTATATCACCACACCGATTTATTATCCGTCTGGAAAACTCCATATCGGTTCAGCTTACACGACCATTGCCTGCGATGTATTGGCTCGTTACAAACGCCTTATGGGGCATGATGTCTATTATTTAACAGGTCTTGATGAGCATGGTCAAAAGATTGAAGAAAAGGCAAAAGATGCTGGATTAACTCCACAAGCTTATGTAGATGGCATGGCGGTCGGCGTGAAAGAACTTTGGAAACTTCTTGATATTTCATATGATAAGTTTATTCGCACAACAGACGATTACCATGAACAAGTGGTGGCAGATGTTTTTGAAAAATTGCTGGCTCAAGATGATATTTACTTGGGTGAATATTCTGGTTGGTACTCTGTATCAGACGAAGAATTCTTCACTGAAAGCCAATTGGCAGAGGTATTCCGTGATGAAAATGGTAAGGTAATAGGCGGGATTGCTCCAAGTGGACATGAGGTTGCTTGGGTATCAGAAGAATCTTACTTCCTCCGCCTCAGCAAATATCAAGATAAATTGGTTGAATTCTTCAATGCTCACCCAGACTTTATCCAACCTGATGGTCGAATGAATGAAATCATGAAAAACTTCATCGAGCCAGGCTTGGAAGATTTGGCAGTATCCCGTACATCCTTTACATGGGGAGTACCTGTTCCGTCTAATCCAAAACACGTTGTTTACGTATGGATAGATGCTCTGCTTAACTATGCGACTGCTTTGGGCTACGGTCAGGAAGAGACAGCCAACTATGATAAGTTCTGGAATGGAACTGTTTACCACATGGTTGGAAAGGACATTCTTCGCTTCCATTCCATTTACTGGCCAATCATGCTTATGATGTTGGATATGAAGCTGCCAAATCGCTTGGTTGCTCACGGCTGGTTTGTCATGAAAGATGGCAAGATGTCTAAGTCTAAGGGAAATGTTGTTTACCCAGAAATGTTAGTCGAGCGTTACGGCTTGGATCCACTGCGTTACTACCTCATGCGTAGTCTACCAGTCGGTTCTGACGGAACCTTCACGCCAGAAGACTATGTTGGTCGTATCAACTACGAACTGGCCAACGACCTTGGAAACTTGCTCAACCGTACGGTCGCTATGATAAACAAGTATTTTGGTGGTCAGGTGCCAACTTTTGTTGCCGACGTGACTGATTTTGATGCAGACTTGGCGGCAGTAGTAGCTGACAACTTGGCAAGATACCACAAGTATATGGAAGCAGTTGACTATCCACGCGCTTTGGAAGCTGTTTGGAATATCATCTCCCGTACCAACAAGTACATTGATGAAACTGCACCTTGGGTCTTGGCAAAAGAAGAAGCTGACCGCGACAAGTTGGCAGCGGTTATGGCTCACTTGACAGCAGGTCTTCGTGTGGTGGCGCACCTCATTCAACCATTCATGATGACGACGTCTAATGCCATTATGGAACAGCTTGGTTTGGGTAGTGTATTTGACCTTGAAAACCTTGACTTTGCAGGTCTTCCAGCTGGTTTGACAGTGGTCGCAAAAGGCACGCCTATCTTCCCACGACTGGATATGGAAGAGGAGATCGCCTATATCCAAGCCCAAATGGGTGGCAGCTCTGCTATTTCCCAAGAGGAAGAAAAAGAGTGGGACCCAGCTGACGTGGAACTCAAAAATAAGAAAGCTGCGATCAAGTTCGAGGACTTCGACAAGGTAGAAATCCGTGTGGCCGAAGTCAAAGAAGTAGCCAAAGTAGAGGGATCTGACAAGTTGCTCAAGTTCCGTCTGGACGCAGGTGACGGTCAAGACCGCCAAATCCTGTCCGGTATCGCTAAATACTATCCAAATGAGCAGGAGTTGGTCGGTAAGAAAGTCCAAATCGTTGCCAACCTCAAGCCGCGTAAGATGATGGGCTTGCTCAGCCAGGGCATGATCCTCTCAGCCGAACATGGTGACAATTTAACACTCTTAACAGTCAATCCATCTGTGCCAAACGGCAGTCAGATTGGGTAA
- the pepF gene encoding oligoendopeptidase F: MSKQRHEIEEKYQWDLTTIFPTDEAWEEELASLQAETETAKDFAGHLLDSAKSLLDISETQLGLMRRIEKLYVYASMKNDQDTREGKYQEFQAKAMGLYSAFSQAFAFYEPEFMAITEEQLKAFMDEEPTLVQYSHQFEKLLATKDHVLSQEIEEVLAATSEIFESPAETFSVLDNASILFPEIADEEGHLVPLSHGNYIHFMESKNRDVRQEAYEAMYGTYEQFQHTYAKTLQSNIKVNNLKARLRKYDSARHASLAANFIPESVYDTLVEAVNKHLPLLHRYINLRKKLLGIDDLKMYDMYTPLSDFSTKISYEDALKKCQETLGIFGEEYSAIVKEAYENRWIDVHVNEGKRSGAYSGGAYDTNAFMLLNWQDNLDNMYTLIHETGHSLHSMLTRKTQPYVYGHYSLFLAEIASTTNENLLTEKLLAEVEDDKERFAILNHYLDGFRGTVFRQTQFAEFEQAIYKADQEGQVLTADFLNELYGQTNEKYYGLSAEENPEIQFEWARIPHFYYNFYVYQYATGFAAASALANKIVNGSPEDKENYLNYLKAGSSDYSLNVIAKAGVDMTKEDYLNDAFKVFEARLTELEELVEKGVTSVK, encoded by the coding sequence ATGTCTAAACAACGTCATGAAATTGAAGAAAAATACCAGTGGGATTTGACCACTATTTTTCCAACCGATGAAGCTTGGGAAGAAGAATTAGCTTCATTACAAGCAGAAACAGAAACGGCAAAGGATTTTGCTGGCCACTTGCTTGATTCGGCTAAAAGTCTCTTAGATATTAGTGAAACACAACTCGGTCTCATGCGTCGCATTGAAAAACTCTATGTCTATGCGTCTATGAAGAACGATCAAGATACTCGTGAAGGTAAATACCAGGAATTTCAGGCTAAAGCCATGGGCTTGTATTCGGCCTTTTCACAGGCTTTTGCCTTCTATGAACCTGAATTTATGGCTATTACTGAGGAACAGTTGAAAGCATTCATGGATGAAGAGCCAACTTTGGTGCAGTACAGCCATCAATTTGAAAAACTCTTAGCAACTAAGGACCATGTTTTGTCACAAGAAATTGAAGAAGTATTGGCTGCTACGAGTGAGATTTTCGAATCTCCAGCTGAAACTTTCTCTGTTTTGGATAATGCAAGTATCCTATTCCCTGAAATTGCGGATGAAGAGGGACATTTGGTACCACTTTCTCACGGTAACTACATCCACTTTATGGAGTCTAAAAACCGCGACGTCCGTCAAGAAGCATATGAGGCTATGTACGGAACCTATGAGCAGTTTCAGCATACCTACGCTAAGACTCTGCAGTCAAACATTAAGGTCAATAACCTGAAAGCACGTTTGCGGAAGTACGACTCAGCCCGTCACGCATCTCTTGCAGCCAATTTTATTCCAGAATCTGTTTACGATACATTAGTTGAGGCAGTCAACAAGCACCTTCCGCTCTTGCACCGTTATATCAATTTGCGAAAGAAACTCTTGGGCATTGACGACTTGAAGATGTACGATATGTACACGCCATTGTCAGATTTTAGCACCAAGATTTCCTATGAAGATGCACTCAAAAAATGCCAAGAAACCTTGGGAATCTTCGGTGAGGAGTATTCGGCTATTGTAAAAGAAGCCTATGAGAATCGTTGGATTGACGTCCATGTCAATGAAGGAAAACGCTCAGGAGCATATTCAGGTGGTGCCTACGACACAAACGCCTTCATGCTTCTCAACTGGCAAGATAACTTGGATAACATGTACACCCTTATCCATGAAACAGGACATTCTCTTCATTCCATGTTGACTCGCAAGACACAACCCTATGTCTATGGCCATTATTCACTTTTCTTAGCTGAAATTGCGTCAACAACCAATGAAAATCTTTTGACAGAAAAACTATTGGCAGAAGTAGAAGATGACAAGGAACGCTTTGCTATTCTCAACCATTACCTAGATGGTTTCCGTGGTACAGTCTTCCGCCAGACACAATTTGCCGAGTTTGAACAAGCTATCTATAAGGCAGACCAAGAAGGTCAAGTCTTGACGGCTGATTTCCTCAATGAATTATACGGTCAGACTAACGAAAAATACTACGGACTTTCTGCAGAAGAAAACCCAGAAATCCAGTTTGAGTGGGCTCGCATTCCACACTTCTATTACAATTTCTATGTCTATCAATATGCGACAGGTTTTGCGGCAGCATCAGCTCTCGCAAACAAGATTGTCAATGGTAGTCCAGAAGACAAAGAAAACTATCTCAACTACTTGAAGGCTGGTAGCTCAGATTATTCCCTCAACGTCATTGCAAAAGCTGGTGTAGATATGACCAAGGAAGACTATCTTAACGATGCTTTTAAAGTTTTTGAAGCACGCCTAACTGAATTGGAAGAGCTTGTTGAAAAAGGGGTTACATCTGTAAAATGA
- a CDS encoding DUF1361 domain-containing protein: protein MFTKKNYLIHLFFIVIAAGLYRYGIKAPDLTWNMFLALVSLDFAILTHFSKNGFIKFITAVLWLFFYPNTFYMVTDIVHIHFANTVLWQRESMILFMLYVPSIFFGVMSGVESLRLIFSAFAIKSYWLRLVIIGGLSFLSSFAIHIGRYARLNSWDIFTRPTVVVNEMIDVISWAALPFILGFTFIQIMVLVFAIDE from the coding sequence ATGTTTACTAAGAAAAATTATCTTATCCACCTTTTCTTCATTGTTATCGCTGCTGGACTCTATCGTTACGGTATCAAGGCACCTGATTTAACTTGGAATATGTTTTTGGCCTTGGTTTCATTAGATTTTGCCATTCTGACCCATTTTTCTAAAAACGGATTCATCAAATTCATCACCGCTGTCCTTTGGCTTTTCTTTTATCCAAATACATTTTACATGGTGACAGATATTGTTCATATACACTTTGCCAACACAGTTCTATGGCAACGAGAAAGTATGATTCTATTTATGCTTTATGTCCCAAGTATTTTCTTTGGGGTCATGAGCGGTGTGGAGAGTTTAAGACTTATCTTCTCCGCCTTTGCCATCAAATCCTATTGGCTCCGCCTAGTCATAATTGGTGGCCTGTCCTTTCTCTCTAGTTTTGCAATCCATATTGGTCGCTATGCTCGACTGAATTCCTGGGACATTTTTACACGACCAACTGTCGTTGTCAATGAAATGATCGATGTTATTTCATGGGCAGCTCTGCCATTTATTTTAGGATTTACATTTATCCAAATTATGGTTCTGGTCTTTGCGATTGATGAATAA